A window of the Methanobacterium spitsbergense genome harbors these coding sequences:
- a CDS encoding LEA domain-containing protein: MSEKTGEIKGKAKEMKGEIKGKAKEMEGEIKGKVKEMEGEIKGKAKEAEGKNKR, translated from the coding sequence ATGAGTGAAAAAACAGGTGAAATTAAAGGAAAAGCTAAGGAAATGAAAGGAGAAATAAAAGGTAAAGCTAAAGAGATGGAAGGAGAAATAAAAGGGAAAGTTAAAGAGATGGAAGGAGAAATAAAGGGGAAAGCTAAAGAAGCCGAAGGTAAAAATAAAAGATAA
- a CDS encoding DUF5518 domain-containing protein, with translation MVYVRWNTVIIGVVIAIILGFVLGLISASGAFIGFLIATIYVGYMVGGDYVNGAIHGALVGIVAAIILFILALIGFGVGAGLTDIIILAVIGAIGGVIGVLIGGRGRGRF, from the coding sequence ATGGTTTATGTAAGATGGAATACTGTAATAATTGGTGTAGTAATTGCAATAATTCTTGGTTTTGTCCTTGGGTTGATATCAGCATCGGGAGCATTCATTGGATTCTTAATAGCTACTATATATGTTGGTTACATGGTAGGCGGAGACTATGTAAATGGAGCTATACATGGGGCACTTGTTGGTATAGTTGCAGCAATAATATTATTTATACTTGCTTTAATTGGATTTGGAGTTGGAGCAGGTTTAACGGATATAATTATTCTTGCAGTTATCGGTGCAATAGGCGGAGTAATAGGAGTTTTAATTGGAGGTAGGGGTAGGGGCAGATTCTAA